A DNA window from Longimicrobium sp. contains the following coding sequences:
- the hslV gene encoding ATP-dependent protease subunit HslV, translated as MAIPTFHATTILAVRRDGKIALGGDGQVTMGDVIAKSSATKVRKLKDGKVLAGFAGSVADAFTLFEKFEEKLERYPGNLSRAAVELAKDWRSDRYLRRLEALLAVADRENLYMLSGTGDVIAPDDDIVAIGSGGSYALAAARALKEHSSLPAPEIVRRALEIAGEICIYTNTNITVLELD; from the coding sequence ATGGCAATCCCCACGTTCCACGCCACCACCATCCTGGCCGTCCGCCGCGACGGCAAGATCGCGCTGGGCGGCGACGGCCAGGTGACCATGGGCGACGTCATCGCCAAGTCGTCGGCCACCAAGGTGCGCAAGCTCAAGGACGGCAAGGTGCTGGCGGGCTTCGCCGGCTCCGTGGCCGACGCCTTCACGCTGTTCGAGAAGTTCGAGGAAAAGCTGGAGCGCTACCCGGGCAACCTGTCGCGCGCGGCGGTGGAGCTGGCGAAGGACTGGCGCAGCGACCGCTACCTGCGCCGGCTCGAGGCGCTGCTGGCCGTGGCCGACCGCGAGAATCTGTACATGCTCAGCGGCACCGGCGACGTCATCGCCCCCGACGACGACATCGTGGCCATCGGCTCCGGCGGGAGCTACGCCCTCGCCGCGGCGCGCGCGCTCAAGGAGCACTCGTCGCTCCCCGCCCCCGAGATCGTGCGGCGGGCGCTGGAGATCGCGGGCGAAATCTGCATCTATACCAACACCAACATCACCGTGCTGGAGCTGGACTGA